In a genomic window of Callithrix jacchus isolate 240 chromosome 22, calJac240_pri, whole genome shotgun sequence:
- the NKPD1 gene encoding NTPase KAP family P-loop domain-containing protein 1 yields MVVAVEGRWEEGGAWPAALTQCPHPHPPDILTEDDVYCSCLAKTLCHVPVPVTVGFYAPFGCRLHMMLDKITALMQQEAAQRESEELQHVQWRPRAVSGWGVPQLLWYLVFLQPIITEVHLRRRNVQFLFIRFSAWQYAGTDKLWAGLVTTLCEGIRHHYGALPFSVYSVLGNKPATRQGCCHNEWHCRRRVCLGLLALLAALGLGVGLLYLSLGGHTPGHGGPSGSLLKVFGGAATTLSGSGLLMAVYSVGKHLFVSQRKKIERLVSREKFGSQLGFMCEVKKEVELLTDFLCFLEIYQRRRLRVVLEVTGLDTCYPERVVGVLNAINTLLSDSHAPFIFILVVDPSILAACLESAGNMKGTADNGYLFLNRTVTLPFSVPIMGRRTKLQFLHDAVQSRDDLLYREITRKPGAAGGSGGESAQLLAVQTQVGPERGQGRIDAEAARRIQEALFCLHDERDCLYEYVPDNVVSMRRIVNTVPITVRLLQQQQQQGDFGGPTPRQAVAWVVLANQWPCRLSWALQCLEDRQQTGGAPEGRARLWDVFRDNSRELHTMTKALQNVLDLDGDPELFERFLGADFPFTVAEAQTLLRCTVNLDHSIRRRMGLIRAVSALKPPSPPKSPARDAPHAAHRTNSASRASPSGRAAGQAGEGHNAGDLAHAGQAMASGLSALLSRGIQARWALNGGLGGQQEARASPSAQMGE; encoded by the exons ATGGTGGTGGCTGTGGAGGGGAGATGGGAGGAGGGTGGTGCCTGGCCAGCCGCCCTGACTCAGTGTCCCCACCCTCACCCACCAGACATTCTAACAGAGGATGACGTCTACTGCAGCTGCCTGGCCAAGACACTCTGCCACGTGCCTGTCCCTGTGACCGTGGGTTTCTATGCCCCCTTTGGCTGCCGCCTGCACATGATGCTGGACAAGATCACGG CGCTGATGCAGCAGGAGGCGGCGCAACGCGAGAGCGAGGAGCTGCAGCACGTGCAGTGGCGACCGCGCGCCGTGAGCGGCTGGGGCGTCCCGCAGCTGCTGTGGTACCTGGTGTTCCTGCAGCCCATCATCACCGAGGTGCACCTGCGGCGCAGGAACGTGCAGTTCCTCTTCATCCGCTTTAGCGCCTGGCAGTACGCGGGCACCGACAAGCTCTGGGCCGGCCTGGTGACCACGCTGTGCGAGGGCATCCGCCACCACTACGGCGCGCTGCCCTTCAGCGTGTACTCGGTGCTAGGCAACAAGCCGGCCACCAGGCAGGGCTGCTGCCACAACGAGTGGCACTGCCGGCGCCGCGTGTGCCTGGGGCTTCTGGCGCTGCTGGCGGCGCTGGGCCTGGGCGTGGGGCTGCTCTACCTGTCCCTGGGCGGCCACACGCCGGGCCACGGCGGTCCGAGCGGCAGCCTGCTCAAGGTGTTCGGCGGCGCGGCCACCACGCTGTCGGGCTCGGGGCTGCTCATGGCCGTGTACTCGGTGGGCAAGCATCTGTTCGTGAGCCAACGCAAGAAGATCGAGCGGCTGGTGTCGCGCGAGAAGTTCGGCAGCCAGCTGGGCTTCATGTGCGAGGTGAAGAAGGAGGTGGAGTTGCTCACCGACTTCCTGTGCTTCCTGGAGATCTACCAGCGGCGCCGGTTGCGCGTGGTGCTGGAGGTCACCGGGCTGGACACGTGCTACCCTGAGCGCGTGGTGGGCGTGCTCAACGCCATCAACACGCTGCTATCCGACAGCCACGCGCCCTTCATCTTCATCCTGGTCGTGGACCCCAGCATCCTGGCCGCGTGCCTGGAGAGCGCGGGCAACATGAAGGGCACGGCCGACAACGGCTACCTCTTCCTCAACCGCACTGTCACGCTGCCCTTCTCCGTGCCCATCATGGGCCGCCGCACCAAGCTGCAGTTCCTGCACGACGCGGTGCAGAGCCGCGACGACCTGCTGTATCGCGAGATCACACGCAAGCCGGGGGCCGCCGGGGGCAGCGGGGGCGAGAGTGCGCAGCTGCTGGCGGTGCAGACGCAGGTGGGGCCCGAGCGCGGGCAGGGCCGCATCGACGCGGAGGCGGCGCGGCGCATCCAGGAGGCGCTCTTCTGCCTGCACGACGAGCGCGACTGCCTCTACGAGTACGTGCCCGACAACGTGGTGTCCATGCGGCGCATCGTCAACACCGTGCCCATCACCGTACGtctgctgcagcagcagcagcagcagggtgaCTTCGGGGGCCCAACGCCGCGCCAGGCGGTGGCGTGGGTGGTGCTCGCCAACCAGTGGCCGTGCCGCCTGAGTTGGGCGCTGCAGTGCCTGGAGGACCGGCAGCAGACCGGGGGCGCGCCCGAGGGTCGCGCGCGCCTCTGGGACGTGTTCCGCGACAACAGCCGCGAGCTGCACACCATGACCAAGGCGTTGCAGAATGTTCTCGACCTGGACGGCGACCCCGAGCTCTTCGAGCGCTTCCTGGGCGCCGACTTCCCCTTCACTGTGGCCGAGGCGCAGACCCTGCTGCGCTGCACCGTCAACCTGGACCACTCCATCCGCCGGCGCATGGGCCTCATCCGAGCCGTCAGCGCACTCAAGCCGCCCAGCCCGCCCAAATCCCCTGCCCGCGATGCCCCCCACGCCGCCCACCGGACCAACAGCGCCTCTAGGGCGTCCCCATCGGGCCGTGCCGCAGGGCAAGCCGGCGAAGGCCACAACGCGGGGGACTTGGCCCATGCGGGACAAGCCATGGCCAGTGGCCTGAGCGCCCTTCTGTCCAGGGGAATCCAGGCCAGGTGGGCCCTAAATGGAGGACTTGGCGGGCAGCAGGAGGCAAGGGCTTCTCCATCTGCCCAGATGGGGGAATAG
- the LOC118150114 gene encoding uncharacterized protein LOC118150114: MGQHGPGQAHQALSLGLPPSASLETTMRGRDRGTRRSPVQAPSSSAENIGTGGRYGRGGDRRANRSGGRALGWGLPLDGPVLTVLADSSSRGRQLGLSRPPALSCPAAMHKHYKVHFAKDAQTPSRHYFWDPELDLAHACRCPPEVRDAGPVTPTSFLPGCCHPRRQDSTALRAHGPCRSSPQSHWQLAYHSHQAGGSGWRRAPPPSVQQQQQRQPQPPPPSPMRQRLCPIHEAQKGLPAISTVPRGPAGAPQAPPLVITALATASSGPALRSAASVFLEPSEPTDARPLPAPAACGSFTYSSGAHPGLPGGSVPAPATSLLACSPCTCLASSTLCPCSHRLTSHLLPLHLPSSSTPWSLSRRGASLAPGAQAGSLCFVCRGLRLPGQAYPAPPSWARQRRPPSRSPSRSADTLAVLWSLLSHLLWPSRLQGTWGRDGEPWLVGGSGWERELGSDLRSENSGQQREEALPHSLHD; this comes from the exons ATGGGTCAGCACGGCCCCGGTCAGGCGCACCAGGCCCTGAGCCTGGGACTGCCACCCAGTGCTTCCCTTGAAACAACCATGAGAGGCAG GGATAGGGGCACAAGGCGGAGTCCAGTCCAAGCCCCGTCCTCGAGTGCAGAGAACATCGGGACAGGCGGGCGCTACGGAAGGGGTGGGGACAGGCGGGCAAACCGGTCGGGCGGGCGGGCGCTGGGCTGGGGCCTCCCTCTGGATGGGCCTGTGCTGACAGTCCTAGCTGACAGCAGCTCCCGGGGCAGGCAGCTGGGGCT GAGCAGGCCCCCAGCGCTCAGCTGCCCGGCCGCCATGCACAAGCATTACAAAGTCCACTTCGCCAAGGACGCCCAGACCCCTAGCAGGCACTACTTCTGGGACCCAGA ACTTGATCTGGCTCATGCGTGCCGGTGCCCCCCGGAGGTCAGAGACGCAGGCCCAGTCAcccccacttccttccttccaggaTGCTGTCATCCGCGGCGCCAGGACTCAACGGCCCTCCGAGCCCATGGGCCCTGTCGGTCTTCCCCCCAGTCACACTGGCAGCTGGCCTACCACAGCCACCAAGCAGGTGGCAGTGGCTGGCGCCGGGCCCCCCCACCCTCcgtccagcagcagcagcagcggcagccccagcccccacctcccagccccatGCGACAGCGGCTCTGCCCCATTCATGAAGCCCAGAAGGGGCTGCCTGCAATCTCCACTGTCCCCAGGGGACCGGCTGGCGCCCCCCAGGCGCCCCCCTTAGTCATCACGGCACTCGCCACAGCCAGCAGCGGCCCTGCCCTACGCTCTGCGGCCAGCGTCTTCCTGGAGCCCAGCGAGCCCACTGATGCCCGGCCCCTGCCTGCCCCAGCGGCCTGCGGCTCCTTCACCTACAGCTCCGGTGCTCACCCCGGCCTTCCTGGGGGCTCCGTGCCTGCTCCTGCCACCTCACTTCTCGCCTGCTCCCCTTGCACCTGCCTAGCGTCATCCACACTCTGTCCCTGCTCCCACCGCCTCACTTCCCACCTGCTCCCCTTGCACTTGCCTTCTTCATCCACACCCTGGTCCCTGTCCAGGAGGGGTGCGTCTCTGGCCCCCGGGGCTCAGGCTGGCTCCCTCTGCTTTGTATGTCGGGGTCTAAGGCTTCCAGGCCAGGCCTATCCGGCGCCTCCATCCTGGGCCAGGCAGCGAAGGCCTCCCTCTCGCTCCCCGTCTCGCTCTGCCGACACCCTAGCTGTGCTCTGGTCTCTTCTCAGCCACCTCCTTTGGCCCAGCAGGCTACAGGGGACATGGGGCAGGGATGGTGAGCCCTGGCTTGTTGGCGGCTCTGGGTGGGAGAGAGAGCTAGGGAGTGACCTGAGGAGCGAGAACTCAGGTCAGCAACGGGAGGAAGCACTCCCTCATTCACTTCATGACTAG